The genomic region CCCACGCAACCCCCGTCGCACGCAAAATTGGCCCTGTGACGCTCATCGCCATAGCCGTTTCGGCGTCAACAACGCCCACGCCCTGGGTGCGTTCGCGCCAAATGGGGTTGTTGGTGAGCAAGGCTTCATACTCATCAATGCGCGAGGGCATCAGGTCAATGAACGACGCCACCACTTCCTCGAACCCTTCGGGAATGTCCCACGCCAAGCCGCCGGGGCGGAAGTAGGACATCATCATGCGAGCGCCGGTGACCATCTCGAAAATGTCGAGAATCATTTCGCGCTCGCGGAAGGCGTAGAGGAAGACGCTCATCGCGCCAATATCGAGCGCGTGCGTCCCCAACCAGACCAGGTGGCTGCTAATGCGCTGCAACTCACCCATGATGACGCGCACGTATTCAGCACGCGGGGGGATTTCCACTTCCAGCAGTTTTTCCACCGCCATGCAGTACGCCCACGTGTTGAACACGTTTGAGAGATAGTCGGTGCGCGGCGTCAGGGTCACGCCCTGCTCGTACTTCTTGTACTCGAACGTCTTTTCAATCCCCGTGTGCAAAAAGCCAATATCAGGCTCAACACGCACAACGCGCTCGCCTTCCAGTTCCAGGAAGAGGCGCAACACACCGTGCGTTGAAGGGTGTTGGGGCCCCATGTTGAGCAACATACGGGGACCACGTTCGCCCTCTTCCCACGTCGGAATGAGCATCTGTTCCAATTGGCGCTCGCGCATTTCCTCGTGCAGTTCCCATGCACCGCGCTGGTCGCGCCCTAACAACCAATTGACAGCATTTTGGAGCATGCCCATAGGTGGCTCCCTTCTTTCACCCTATCAGGATTTTGCGTATGGTTTCTTCTGGTCAATCTCTTCAAAGTTGTGCGTAAACTGCACCGGTTCGTAGCCCAGCGGGTAATCCTTGCGCAACGGATGACCATCCCAATCTTCGGGCATGAGAATGCGTTTGAGGTTGGGATGCCCGTCGAAGTGCACGCCAAACATATCGTACACTTCACGTTCGCAGAAATTCACACCAGGCCAAACGGTTGTCAACGTGGGGACAGTCGGCTTTTTGCCCCCCACGCGCACAGCCAGGCGCAGGCGTTCGCGGCGGCTGAGTGAAAGCAAGTGATAGACCACGCGGAAACGTTCTTTTTCTTGCGGATGATCGGTCGCCGTGACGTCAACGCACATCTCAAAACCGCGTTCATCACGAAGCCAGCGCGCCACGTCCGGCAAGGCTTTCACCGTCAGCGTGATGGTTGTTTCCCCCAGGCGCTCGGTCACGTCCAGCACGGCATCGCCGAACGCTTCGCGCACCAGGTCTGCGGTGGTTGGCTCTTTTGTCGTCTCAATGTCCGTGCGATCCATTCGCACACTCCTTGTCTTGAATGCGAAGTTCGGCACACCTGAAAACAAAACCAGCGGTGCTTGTGCATTTTATCACATGCAGGCGGCCACCTATTCTGTCAGAAAACAGCAAAGAGCGCAACTTGTGATGACCACCTTTCGGCGATAAAAAAGGGGCGTCGCCGCATACCTGCGTCGAATCGCCCCTTCTTCGACGGCGTTTTGTGCATGTGGCTTGTCAAACGGTCGTATCACTCACTGCGAATATCAATCGGACCCACATGCAGCACTTCGCCCGTGCGTTGGCGTGCAATCTTGCGTTGCAATTGCAACACGCCGTCAATGAGGGCTTCGGGGCGCGGTGGACAACCGGCGACATAGACATCTACCGGCACAATTTCATCCACACCCTGCACAATGGCGTAGTTGTTGAAGATACCGCCGCACGAAGCGCAGTCGCCCATCGCAATCACGTACTTCGGCTCGGGCATCTGGTCGTACAGGCGGCGCAACACGGGCGCCATTTTGCGGCTCAAACGCCCGGCGACAATCATCAAGTCCGATTGGCGCGGCGAGGCGCGCATCAACTCCATCCCAAAGCGGGACATGTCATAGCGGCTTGACTGCGCCGACATCATCTCGATGGCGCAGCACGCCAACCCAAAGAGCATAGGCCAAATAGAGTTGGCTCGCGCCCACGCCACAGCCTGGTCAAGCGTTGTCAGCACAATCCCCGGCGCGCCACTCTTGTTGGGGTCCAGCAACATGGGTTCGGTATTCGGGTTCAGTTCTCCCATTCCAACGCTCCTTTTTTCCAAACGTACACCAGCCCTACAACCAACAATCCAATAAAGAGCAACATTTCCAGGACACCAAACACACCCAGTTTCCGATAGACCAGCGCCCACGGGAACAAGAAAATGGCTTCGATATCGAAAATGATAAACAACGTTGCCACGAGATAGAAACTGATGGGCATGCGCTGCATCGCGCGCCCAATGGGCACCATCCCCGATTCATAGGGACTAAGTTTGCGCCGTGTTGGGTGGTCGGGACCAATGATTTCGCCCAACACAATAATCAGCACAGCCAACACCGTGCTGACCAGCAACAACAACCCTATTGCCAAATATGGGTTCATTGTCGGCTCTCCTCATTCACATCCATGCTTAAAAAAGGGGTGGCTCATCATGTTTGCCACCCCTTTGTGGTTCTGTTTAGCGTTCAACCGAAGACTTTTCAGCCTCTTTGGCGGCGCGTTCGGCTTCTTCGCGTTCCCACGCTGTGGGGTGGGTGGCCGCGTAGTAGCGCGTGCTGACGAGCAACTCCTGCATATCCAGCACCCACGACTCATGGCGTTCGTAGGACGAAATTTCGTAGTCGTGGTTCATCTTGATGGCGTCGAACGGGCAATACTCCGCGCAGAACCCGCACTGCATGCAAATGGATGTGTCAATGTAGAACTCCTGGCACTGCGGGATGGTCTTCCCGGCGGTATCTTTGGCCTGCACGATCCAGATACACTGCGGCGGGCACACCTTGGCGCAAATCCCGCAGGACGTGCAGCGAATATCGCCCGTTTCCTGCTCGTAGATGAGCATCGGGTTGTAGCGGAACCGCTCAGGCACGGGCAGGCGCTGTTCCGGGTACTGCGTGGTGATGTAGCCCGTAATCTCAGCGGGAATACCCGTTTCCAGGTTGGCGCTCGGCGGGTCCCACTTGCCCATCGTCTTGATGTCTTGCACGTAGGTGGCGAAAAAGTGTTTCGCCGTAATCGCCATCCCCTTCAAGAAGTTGAAACCGAAATCGAAGCCAAACATTAGCGGTCCACCTCCCCGAGCACGATGTCAATCGAGCCCAGAATACCAATCAAGTCGGCAACTTTGTAGCCTTTCGCCATGTGGCTGAGCGCGGTCAGGTTGATGAACGCACCGCTGCGCACGTGGTAGCGGTAGGGGTTGCTGCCCCCATCACTCACCACGTAGAAGCCCAACTCACCACGCGGGTTTTCAACGTGGCCGTAGGCTTCACCCTTGGGCACGCGGATGCTCCACTTCTTCTGCCCGGCGAGCACTTCGCCCTCGGGAATTTGTTCGAGGGCTTGCTGCAAGATGCGCAGGCTCTGCCACATTTCGAGGATACGGATGTAGTAGCGATCGTAGATGTCGCCACCGTAGAGCACCGGAATCTCAAAGTCGAAGCGATCGTAGATGCTGTACGGGTCGTTGCGGCGCAAGTCCCACTTCACGCCGCTGGCGCGCAGCATGTGCCCCGACGTGCTGAGGTTGATGGCTTGCTCGGCAGAGAGCACGCCGATGCCCTTGGTGCGCACCTGCACGATTTCGTTGGTCGTCAAGAAGCGGTCGAGTTCTTCAATGGCGCGCGGCAAGCGTTCGTACACCAGTTTCTTCGCCAGCGGCAAGAACTCTTCGGGCAGGTCGTGCGCCACGCCGCCAAAGCGGAAGTAGTTGACCATCAAGCGCGAACCGGCAACCATCTCGAAGAGGTCGAGAATCATTTCGCGCTCTTCGATACAGTAAAGCGACGGCGTGAAGAACGCGCCCAGGTCGTTCAGCAAGAAGCCGATTGACCACATGTGGCTTTGAATACGGTTCAGCTCCGCCATAATGACGCGGATGTATTCGGCGCGTTCGGGCACTTCCACGCCAAGCAATTTCTCGACGGTGATCGCGTAGCCGAAGTTGTTGCCCATCTGCGCCAGGTAGTCCAGGCGGTCGGTGTAGGGCATGTTCATCAGCCACGCATTGCGTTCGCCGATTTTCTCGTGGTTGCGGTGCATGAAGCCCATCACCGGCTCCAGGTCCACCACCGTTTCACCGTCGAGCAAGACGCGCATCTGGAAAACCCCGTGCGTCGAGGGGTGTTGCGGCCCCATGTTGACGATGATTTTCTCGGAGCGCACTTCATCCAGGCGCGCCAGTTCTTCGGGTTGCACCACCATCACGTCTTCGCGCATGGGGTTCCACGCTTCGGGGTCAAAGTCCCCCGGATAGCGCACATTGCGCCCCCAGATGTTGCGGTCTTCAGCGGCACGATGGTGGCCTTCCGGCCAGCGTGAATCATAGGGCTTGTGGTCTTGCTCGTAGTAGGCTTCCAGCCAGTCTTTGCGCAGCGGGAAGCCATCGAAACCTTCCCAGAGCAGGATGCGGCGCAGGTTGGGGTGCCCCAAGAAGCGCACGCCAAACATGTCGTACACTTCGCGTTCCTGGAAGTCGGCACCCCCGTACACAGGCACCAGCGACGGCACTTGCGGGTCGTCGCGGTCGGTATCCACTTTGAGGTAGATGTGCGGACCGCCGCCATTGCGAATGCTATACAGGTGATAGACCACCTGAATTTTGCCCTCGTCAATGTAGTCAACGGCGGTCAAGTTGGCGAGGTAGTCGTAGCCCATGTCATCGCGCAGGGCTTTGGCAACGTCTTGCAAATAGTTCGGCTCGACGATGAGGGCGTTGCCTTCCTGCTTGAAGGCTTGGTCGCCAAAGCGCTCGCGCAAAAAGTGCGCCGCCTTTTCCGTCACTTCAAGTTCGCGCTGAGGAATTTCAGCGACCTTGACGCGGTGCAGTTTCTTGGGCGGCTTGCGCTGCGGTTCTTCCTGCTGGTCAATACGTTCCGCCAGCACGGGAATCTGGCGCGGGTCCACAATATCGGGCCCCAGCAAGGGCGGCGGCACGGGTTCGCTCAGCGGGCTACGGTACCAGGGAGCATGTTTGATGCTCTGCCCATCAAGTTTGGCTTGCAAGGTCATCAAGCCTTGCAAAAGCGCCTGCGGTGTGGGCGGGCACCCCGGCACATAGACATCAACGGGAATAAACTTGTCAATCCCGCTGACGACGTTGTAGCCTTCTTTGAACGGACCGCCACCCGTGGCGCACGCGCCCATGGCGATAACGTACTTTGGTTCAGGCATTTGGTTGTACAGGCGGATGATGATGGGCACCATCTTCTTCGTGACGGTCCCCGAGACAATCATCAAGTCCGCCTGGCGCGGCGTCGCGCGGAACAAGCCGGCACCAAAGCGGTCAATGTCGTAGCGCGAGGCCGCGGTTGAAATCATCTCAATGGCGCAGCACGCCAAGCCGAACGTCATCGGCCAAATGGACGATTTGCGCCCCCAGTTGTAGAGCGCATCCAGGTTCTTGATGAGTTTGTCCCACGTCGTGACGAGCACCGTCTGCGCGAGGAGTTCATCCTCGGCGAGAATATCCGCGGCGTAATCAGGAATCAGGTCTCGAACCACGTCTTTGGGATTGCGTTCCATGGTCGTCACTCTCACCACTCCCATCGCGATGAAAGCCTGGGCGCATCAACAAGCTCTGTTCATGCGCCCAGGCAGGGTTTCGGTCATTACTTCAGGCTGGACAGGTATTCAACCAGTGTATTGATGTCTTCTTCGCTCAGCGTTTCGCCGAAGTTTTGCGGCATCACGTTCGCCGGGAACCCTTCCACCACGAAAGCGTTGGGGTTCACGATAGATTCATGGATGTACTCTTCAGGCGTGGTGGCTTCACCCGCGTAGTTGGGGTCGGCAATGCGCTCGGCCGCCACGGCGCCAATCTTGGTCAACTCCGGACCGACAGCCCCCACCATACCGGCAACGCCCTGGATGGTGTGGCAGCCGCCACAACCGTTATTCACCATGATTTGCACAGCGCGTTCTTCGAGGCTTGCTTCGCCGCCGGCGGCTTCTTCACCACCTGCTTCGGTTTGCTGAGCGGCTTCAATCATCGCCTGCTGTTCTGGCGTGAACTCTTCAAAGTTGAGCAAGAAGAGCGCGATGTTTTCAATGTCAAACTGGGTCAACGGGCCGCCAAACTGTTCACCCCACGGCGGCATCGCCATATCGCCCTTGGGCATGTTCCCCACATACTGATCGGGGCGGCTGGAGATGAGACGACCACCTTCCACCGTCTTCACAATGTACCCAAAGGCGTCGCCGGGCCAGCCCATTTCAGCGGCGCGCTGTTCAAGCAATTCACGGCTGTTGAGCGGCGGCGCCAAGCCAGGCGTCCCTTGCGCATCAACACCGTGGCACGAGGTGCAGTTACGCTCGAAGAGCTCCGCCCCGTATTCAATACGGCGGGCTTCCCAGCTGGCTGTTGCTTCTTCCATGCGCTTGGGCTCGTTCACGCCGACCCAAGCCACCACAAGCAATCCGACAATTGTGAGCAAAATCCCGAGTGTAATTTGGACACGTACCATTGACATTGTGCTACTCCATTGTCCTAGTGGTGCTTCGTGTTTTGGTGCAGGAAGACCGTCTTGGTGTACGTATCGCGCACCGGATTGCCGTTTTCATCATAGACAATGTTGCCGTCGTCATCCACTTTGGTCCATGAGATTTCCATATGGACACGCTTCAAGGTCGGCTGCCACAAGTCGATCTTCCATTCACCGTGCGGCGCCACCAGCGGTGCTTCTTTCACACGGCGCTGGAACTCGGCAAAGAGCAGGTCGAATTCAGTTGGGTTTGGCGGCAGTTGGTACGTGTCGGTGTCAAACGTACCAAGCGGTACACCTGCATAGCCCAATTCGCGCAACGGACCAACACCTTCCTGCGGCGCGATATCCTGGATGATGCGCGTTGCCGGCGGCGTTTCAATGCCCCACCGCGGCAAGCCCATGTACGAAAGAATGAGAATGGCAATTGTTGCCAGCACCCCTTGCGCCACAGCAATGGGGCGGCGCTTCGCCAGACGGTAGGGGTTGTTATCAATGTAGGGCACAGCCGCCAACAAGAGCACAATCAGGCCGGGCAGAATCACACCCATCCAGGTGGGGTCGCCCAGTTTGAGCATCCCCTGCAACCACCAGAAGTACCAGGGGGCTTTCGTATCCAACGGCGTAACGTTGGGCTGCGCACGGCTTTCCAGCGGCGCACTGTACCACGTCGCCGCCGAGACCATCATCAGCACGACGACGAGGATTGCCAGGAACAATTCATGCGTCAG from Ardenticatena maritima harbors:
- the nuoD gene encoding NADH dehydrogenase (quinone) subunit D; amino-acid sequence: MLIPTWEEGERGPRMLLNMGPQHPSTHGVLRLFLELEGERVVRVEPDIGFLHTGIEKTFEYKKYEQGVTLTPRTDYLSNVFNTWAYCMAVEKLLEVEIPPRAEYVRVIMGELQRISSHLVWLGTHALDIGAMSVFLYAFREREMILDIFEMVTGARMMMSYFRPGGLAWDIPEGFEEVVASFIDLMPSRIDEYEALLTNNPIWRERTQGVGVVDAETAMAMSVTGPILRATGVAWDLRKTMPYSVYSEFEFDVPVGTHGDVFDRYQVRLQEMRESIKIIRQALDKLPGGPHRVDNHKVAPPPKEEIYLSMEALIHHFKLWTEGMLVPPGEAYAAIEGPRGEIGFYVVSDGSARPYRVHMRSPSFNNLQIISHMAEGGLVADLIAIIASLDPVLGEIDR
- a CDS encoding NADH-quinone oxidoreductase subunit C, which encodes MDRTDIETTKEPTTADLVREAFGDAVLDVTERLGETTITLTVKALPDVARWLRDERGFEMCVDVTATDHPQEKERFRVVYHLLSLSRRERLRLAVRVGGKKPTVPTLTTVWPGVNFCEREVYDMFGVHFDGHPNLKRILMPEDWDGHPLRKDYPLGYEPVQFTHNFEEIDQKKPYAKS
- a CDS encoding NADH-quinone oxidoreductase subunit B, with protein sequence MLLDPNKSGAPGIVLTTLDQAVAWARANSIWPMLFGLACCAIEMMSAQSSRYDMSRFGMELMRASPRQSDLMIVAGRLSRKMAPVLRRLYDQMPEPKYVIAMGDCASCGGIFNNYAIVQGVDEIVPVDVYVAGCPPRPEALIDGVLQLQRKIARQRTGEVLHVGPIDIRSE
- a CDS encoding NADH-quinone oxidoreductase subunit A, encoding MNPYLAIGLLLLVSTVLAVLIIVLGEIIGPDHPTRRKLSPYESGMVPIGRAMQRMPISFYLVATLFIIFDIEAIFLFPWALVYRKLGVFGVLEMLLFIGLLVVGLVYVWKKGALEWEN
- a CDS encoding 4Fe-4S binding protein — its product is MFGFDFGFNFLKGMAITAKHFFATYVQDIKTMGKWDPPSANLETGIPAEITGYITTQYPEQRLPVPERFRYNPMLIYEQETGDIRCTSCGICAKVCPPQCIWIVQAKDTAGKTIPQCQEFYIDTSICMQCGFCAEYCPFDAIKMNHDYEISSYERHESWVLDMQELLVSTRYYAATHPTAWEREEAERAAKEAEKSSVER
- a CDS encoding NADH-quinone oxidoreductase subunit D; this translates as MVVQPEELARLDEVRSEKIIVNMGPQHPSTHGVFQMRVLLDGETVVDLEPVMGFMHRNHEKIGERNAWLMNMPYTDRLDYLAQMGNNFGYAITVEKLLGVEVPERAEYIRVIMAELNRIQSHMWSIGFLLNDLGAFFTPSLYCIEEREMILDLFEMVAGSRLMVNYFRFGGVAHDLPEEFLPLAKKLVYERLPRAIEELDRFLTTNEIVQVRTKGIGVLSAEQAINLSTSGHMLRASGVKWDLRRNDPYSIYDRFDFEIPVLYGGDIYDRYYIRILEMWQSLRILQQALEQIPEGEVLAGQKKWSIRVPKGEAYGHVENPRGELGFYVVSDGGSNPYRYHVRSGAFINLTALSHMAKGYKVADLIGILGSIDIVLGEVDR
- a CDS encoding c-type cytochrome, which translates into the protein MSMVRVQITLGILLTIVGLLVVAWVGVNEPKRMEEATASWEARRIEYGAELFERNCTSCHGVDAQGTPGLAPPLNSRELLEQRAAEMGWPGDAFGYIVKTVEGGRLISSRPDQYVGNMPKGDMAMPPWGEQFGGPLTQFDIENIALFLLNFEEFTPEQQAMIEAAQQTEAGGEEAAGGEASLEERAVQIMVNNGCGGCHTIQGVAGMVGAVGPELTKIGAVAAERIADPNYAGEATTPEEYIHESIVNPNAFVVEGFPANVMPQNFGETLSEEDINTLVEYLSSLK